Within the Gimesia sp. genome, the region TCAGTGAGGCCAGGGGCGTCAGGAAGTTCAGAAAATGCTTATTGAAATTCGCGGAACCAGAGCCGGACTCGGGCGAGGCAGTTTCGTGAGATGTTTCCGGGAGGGTATTCGTTGACATACGGATTTCCTGAGGGTCAGACTCAAAAACTAAAATGGATTGTGTGGTCAGGCCGGGGCCGGACTATTCAAAACGGATGGACTTCACAAACTCTTTGAAGTTCGCTTCCTCTTTTTCTGCCAGCTTTGCGGGGCCGGTAAATTTCACGAACCAGGCCAGATTGTCCCGGTAGATGATGGCACCCAGAATGGCCGGTCGTGGTGTTTCGCCTTCGGGGCCGATCAGTTTGACATAGGTTGCTTCGAGATCCCCGGCTTTGAGTTGCTCCGAGTTCCCCGACAGATCGGCGTCGGTAATGGCTTTGAGTTTCACCTGGTCACGCCAGCGGTTGATATTCGGGAGCAGGGGAGAACTGTCTTTGGCGAGATCGATTACAGTGACTTCGCCGGTCTCTCCGTCGGCAGAGACATTGAAGGCGGCTTTCCGCATGCCTCCGCTGCGACCGGGTTTCCAGCCTGAGGGAGTTTCGTATTTAATCTGTGCGGCGGCAGCCGGCGGCGTGGAAGCAACTGGGCCTCCCGGTGCGGGCATGCCACCACCCATCATGCCGGAAGCGAAGGGAGCCCGGCTCATGGGGTTGTCAGCCATCTTGCCATCCAGGCTGACGACCGTGATTGTTTTATCGCCGGCTTTCAGCGTGAACTGTTCCTGGTCCAGACTGGGAGAAACGCCTTCGGCTGCTGTGAGGTCTTTTTCGGTAATGGGAGCCAGACCCACCTGGTCACGCCAGCGATTGACGTTTTCCAGTGTGCCACTCGGCGGCAGGGGGATTACCGACATTTCGAGTGGGGGATCTGAGTCTTTGACTTTGAGGGTGGCAAATCGCATGGAACTGCCCGGTGTCTGGGTCCAGTCTGCAGGGAGCTTCCATTCGGGCTGACCTGCTTTGAGGGTCACCGATTTGAGGAATTCGATGAAGGTATCAAACTGAGAGGCGACCTGTTCGGGAGCCCCGGTCATTTTGAAGAACCAGTTTTGTCCATCGCCGGGCAGGATGGCTGCCAGCATGCGGGTCGGTTTTGCTTCTGCAGAGGTGGCCTGTGCCGGACCGAGGTCGGCTCCTTCTTTGGGGACTTCATAGGTATGAATTTCATCCTGTTTGCCACAGCCGATCGGCAGGAGCAGCAGGGGCATCAGGAGCAGGAGCGGGAACGATTTCATGGGCAGGGTTTGTCTTTCGGGTCGATACATGGCGGCTTGGTCCAGGTTTTCTACGGCCTGAGAGTCGAAAATGACTGGCAAATCAACTGATCGGGCTAAATCCGGGTGGTTTTGAGTTCGATGTCAGCAGACTGACAGAGGTACTGTCGTTGTGTACAAGGCAGGTGTTTGAGGAGTGGTTCACGCCTCAAGGGGCATAAGTTGTTTCAATAATAGTGGTTATGTTAAAACAACACGGCCCCGGATACCAGAGTCACTCTGCTGGGGACCACTGACTATTATAGTTGCCGTAAGACCAAAAAGTACACAACCAGTTTTCGAGTCCTGACAAATTCCCCGGTATTGGAGGACGCTGGCCTTTAAAATCGGCCCCTCGGGCCAGAGCTTAAAAAACTCGAAAAATCGCGTAAAAATTACAATGCCTTGCAAAAAAGTCACTAAATCGGCGATTCTGAGAAGCGATTGTAAAAGCTTCCACAGAAATTCCTGTTTACAAGGAATAATCTTTAATGTATTTACGCGTTCTCGCTGATTTTTCGCAAAATAAATTGCGATTCTGGTATGCGAGGTGCGTGATTCAAAGTGACCCGTCACAAATGGGATTCTGAATTCCATTTCTATTAAATAGTACACGAACGTACGGAACCGACAATTCAATCGAATCAATGTCAGCGGTTATGGAAGACCGGACACGATTCACCCCAAACTGACCCAAATTCCCAGTTGTTCATGGGAACCAAAACCCCAGGCATGGAAGCCGCACCGTGAAGCTGATTTCACACAGACTGCCGGTTGACGCTCTCAACCCGGCCGTGAAAGTTCGAACTGTCGAATCTCTTCTTATCGAGAGGGGGCTCAAGCAGTTTTTCGCTCACACAGAGATTGTGCTGCAATCTCTGCGCACTGCTTCTCTGCTCACGACGACCTCAGCGGTTGTCTGCTCTGTCCTCAGTATGTGTTCCACTTCCTGCGGCGAGCATCGAACAGATACCCCTTTCTCAAATTTTAAAACGCGTTGCGCGTTGAAACCAACGATTGTGAGGAGTTGGTAGATGAGATTATTAGCGACATTCGTATTCACTTTTCTGATGATGACCGGTTCTGCACTGGCAGCTGCTCCTAAAGGAGTTCTGCTGGATTTCACTGCGACCTGGTGTGGCCCGTGTCAGAAAATGAGTCCGCTGGTTTCACGTTTGAAACGTGAAGGCTATCCAATCAAGAAAGTCGACGTCGATCAGGAACCTGAGCTGGCCCGACGTTTTAATGTTTCCAGCATTCCCGCCTTTGTGCTGGTAGTCGATGGTAAAGAGGTGGCTCGTTCTGTCGGTGCCACAACGGAAAGTAACCTGCGTCGGATGCTGGCCCGGATTCCTGCAGCGGAACCTGCTCAGCCCGAACGGTCACAGCCCCGTAACCCGGTCGTCTTCGCATCCAATGATCGTCGCAGCAATCAGGCTGAAGAAGCCCCGATTCAGCTGGCACAGGATCAGAAGCAGCCCGAAAAGAAATCGCGCGGGTTCAATCTCCCTTTCTTTGGGAAAAACAAATCGGAAGACGATTCGGTTCCTGTAGAAGAGCCCGTGATTCGGGCCCAGTTTGGCGATGCTCCCAACGATCAGTTCGCGGAAGCCGCTCCCCAGGAAGAAATCATCAACTGGCGCGCGAGCACGGTTCGCATTCGTGTCAAAGACAAAAAGGGAATGGACCTCGGTTCGGGTACTGTGATTCACAGTGCCGTCGGTCGGACCCTGATCATGACCTGCAGTCATATCTTCAGCGACATCAAGTCTGATTCCATAATTGAAGTCGATGTCTTCCAGGGCGAAAAGTACGACACTTATGTGGGTACCCTGGTCCGGTATAACCTGGAAGCCGATGTGGGACTGATTTCAATTCCCACTTCGGGTGTCGTGGCTGCTGCGAAAGTGGCTCCACTGGAAGATGAAGTCAAAGCGGGTGACGTCGTTGCTTCCCTGGGTTGCAGCAGTGGAGAACTGCCGAGCCTGGAGAAAATCAAGGTGACCGAACTCAACCGTTTCCTGGGGCCGGACAACATCGAATGTACGGGAATGCCCGTGCAGGGACGTTCGGGCGGGGGACTGTTTAACCGCTCCGGCCAACTGGTGGGTGTCTGCTTTGCCGTTGATAAGGAAGACCGCCGTGGTCTGTATGCCGGTCTGCCCGTGGTTCATAAACTGCTCGACGAAAGCAACCTGACGGCCCTTTACAAGCAGCCTGCCGTTCAGGAGTCCGCTCCGGAAACCAAGTTCGCCATGTCGGAAGCAGCTCCCGCAGCCCAGGCGGCTCCCAACCAGCAACTGCTGGATGAGTTTCTGAACCGGGCGATGCCTACTAAGAGCCAGCCGCGTCAACAGGTGACCTCGGCAACCACCGGTAATCCGGACCTGTCCCAGCTGCAGGCGGCATTGGATCAGGCAGGGGAAGCAGAAGTGGTCTGCATTATCCGTCCGCTCAACAAGCCCAAGTCAGCCAGCCGGGTGGTGATCATCAACAAGGCCAGTTCCAAGTTCGTCTCTTACCTGTCGGGCGAAGTTAGTAATCAACCTCAGCCGACCTCAGCCCGCTTCCAGCCTAAGGCCAACCTGTCGGGAACTCCCCGTAATACAGTACGTCGTCAGCGGGATGAACGTATCAGCCGGAGCCTGCCCCGGGCCAGTAAGACACAACACCTGGTAGCCAGCCCTGCTCAGTCGGAAGATGCCATGTTCCGTCCTCCTTCCTCTTTCACACAGACGGCTAAAAAATCAACGCCGGACAGCCTGCAGAACAGTGCTCCGGTCCAGCGTTACCGTCGTTCTGCCGAGTCGCGTCGCTAAACGCTCACTCGTTTACTGAGAACATCTGATCCAGTCTGAATCCTCGTGTGGTTCAGGCTGGATTTTTTTGTTTCTGGCTTTCGGACTTTTGTTCTGCTACGGTGGCTTTTTAGAATAGAGATTCTGCGGAATACCACCGGGGAGGGTTCAACCTGTTCCCCTCAATGTGCCTGCCACCAGGAGACATCACGTGAAGCTGTTCTGTAAACTGTCCGTCTGTCTGGGCCTGTTGTTGACTTATACCAGTCTGCTGTCTGCAGAGGATCTGCAGTTGAACCTGCGATCTCAGTCCGAGACCAGCAAAGGCTCTGGGCGTTATCATCGACTGGAACACCAGGAGAGCTGGGATCCCGAGCAGACGGCGATGATCGTCTGCGATGTCTGGGATTACCATCATTGTCTGAATGCGGTCCGGCGACTGGAACAGTTTGCACCGCGGCTGGATCAGCTGCTCAAGACGGCTCGCGCACAGGGAGTGACCATCATCCACGCCCCCAGTGATTGTATGCCCGCTTATGAGGGGCACCCGGCGCGTCAGCGGGCGCAGCAGGTCACGTTTAAAGGACCGATTCCCGAGGGCATCGAAAACTGGTGCTCGAAGATTCCCAGTGAAGAGCAGGCCGTGTATCCCCTCGATCAGTCGGATGGGGGTGAGGACGATGATCCGGAAGAGCACAAAGCGTGGGCCGCGAAGCTGAAGTCGCTGGGACGCAATCCGGCACTCCCCTGGCAGAAGCAGTCGCCGTTGATCACGATTGACAGTGAAAACGATTTCATCAGTGATAAAGGGGATGAAGTCTGGCGGATTCTGGAGAGTCGCGGCATCAAGAATGTGATTCTGACCGGCGTGCATACCAATATGTGTGTCCTCGGTCGTCCGTTCGGTTTGCGGCAAATGGCACAGAACGGGAAGAACGTAGTGCTGGTGCGGGACCTGACCGATACGATGTATAACCCGCAGCGCTGGCCTTACGTGAGTCACTTTACCGGCAACGATCTGATTATCTCGCACATCGAAAAATTCATCTGTCCCACGATTACGAGCGATCAGATTCTGGGAGGGGACGAATTTGTATTCAAGAAAGATGATCGACCGCATCTGGTGATCATCATGGCGGAGCAGGAGTACGAGACTGAGGTCAGTCTGCCGAAGTTCGCTGCAGAGAACCTGGGCAAAGCGTTTCGTGTGAGCCTGGTTTTCGCTGATGACAAGGAGCGGAATAAGATCCCGGGGATCGAAGAGATCAAGGATGCGGATCTCGTGTTGTTCAGCGTACGCAGACGTGTACTTCCGGAAAAGCAGATGGCGCTGATCAAGAAGTATGTCGCCGCGGGTAAGCCGGTGGTGGGTATCCGCACCGCGAGCCATGCGTTTTCACTGCGCGGGAAAGAGCCGCCGAAAGGATACGCGGACTGGCCTGAATTTGATGCGACGGTGTTTGGCGGCAGCTATCACGGCCATCACGCGAATGATCTGAAGTCGATCGTGACGATCAATCCAAAACAGAAGCAGAACCCGATCCTGACGGGCATTCCCGACAAACCGTTCCCGCAGGCGTATTCGCTGTACGAGGTGACTCCGCTGGCGAAAGGGACGACGGTACTGATGACGGCGGAAATCAAAGGGAAGCCGGTTGAACCGGTGGCCTGGACGTTTCAACGGAAAGACGGTGGCCGTTCGTTTTACACGTCGTTGGGACACACGGGCGATTTCCAGCAACCCGAGTTCGTGCGGCTGCTGGCTAACGGGATCTACTGGGCCGCGGGTCTGAATCCGGAGAAAGTGAAACTCTCCGACAAGGTGAGCCTGCGTGGTGCACCGCACTGGACGGTGGTTTCTGTGCCCGAGTTCAAGAAGCCGACAGGGACCGTAGAGAGTCGCTGGTATCGGTGCGTGGCCCGAATGCCGAAAGCGTGGCTGGCTGGTGAGCCTTTACAGTTAAAGGTACCCACGTCTGCCGGGAACACGGTTCAAGCCTGGTTAAACGGAACGGCTCTCAAGCAACGGGGCGACGGTTTCGTGATCGCGCCGGAGATGGTGACCGTGAACGATGCGAACCTGATTGTCGTGGCGGTTTCCGGGCGTGATGCGGGAGCCGATTTTGCATCGGTGCCTCAACTGGTTTCTGCCAGTGGTGCACTTCCCCTGGCGGGACGCTGGCAGTATCGATCGGGCGATGATCGTGCGTTTGCAAACATGCCTCTGCCGGCTAAGTTCGGTACGGTGACGGATATTGTTTTTAAACCGTGAAGGTGTGGGAAGCTTAGTACCAACTGGTTTCAGATGGCAGGAGTGATTTGCAGGAGCATCCGGAAGATTTCCCTGTCAGTTTCCAGTTCGCTGCGCTCACCCCGAATTGCATTCGAGGCTACTCTTTGAATTGGGGACGCTTGATCTGGAATTCACTGTCTGCTCGCTATTTAGACCGGACACATGGCACCCGGCGTTTGCTACCATTAAATGAAATCTTCGCTGGAGATTTTACCGGCGGCTGGCGCCGTGCCGCTCAGTTTTCGGCTCACATGAACGTACAACGGTTGCAGGGTTCGACGCTTAAGCGGGAGACTGTAGACTCCCGGAGGCGTCGGTATTCGGGAGAGTTGTAGATCTCCAGGACATTCTGATCGTTGGCGTTGCCGATGGTATATTCCGCCTGACCGTCGGCACAGCAGTGGGCGACTTCGCCGGTCGCAGTGATCGAGAGTTCGAACCAGCGTTCGCAGCCCATGTTGGGTACATTGTTGACTTCGAGTCCCTGGACCTGCCCGATCCATTCCATACGCGGGAAGACACTCGATTTGAACAGGGGATAGTTGATGTTGACCCACTGCACGAATTCCAGGTCGGCGGCGGTGCCGTCACCTACGCGGGAAAGGACAACCGGAAAGGTGACATCGCCTTCCATGAAGGCATCGTGAATCATTTCCAACCGCTGTCGCGTACGCTGATAGGGGAGGCTCATCACCCGTTCGTATTCTGCTTCGCGATGATCGTTGAAGGAGATCCAGAGGTACTGGATGTTTTTGATTTCCTGCAACTGCTCCAGCTTGTCTTCCGTGATCGGGGTGGAGTTGGAGGTCAGCGCGATCTTTGCCTGCGGGAGCAGGGTGTTGATCTTTTCCAGAACGTCAAACAGGCGGACATCCAGAAACGGTTCGCTGACTTTGAACGGCGAAATCTGCAGGTTCATTTCCTGGGGAATGGCGGTCAGCTCGTTCAGGATTTTGTCGATGAGCTCATCGCTCATTTTAGTGTGCTTGCGGTTCAGATCCGGGTAAGGACAGAAGTTGCAGCTGGCGTTGCAGCGGGCCTGGGTCTCCAGATGAACGTTGCGTGGATAGTCCATGTAGAGGGAATGCCGCATGCGGGCGATGCCTGCGTCGTATTCTGCTCTCTGATCGCCAAATTGGTAGGGGGTGATGACTTCCAGCATTTTGTCGACTCTTCCATGAATCAGGGACAAGCGGAATATGGTTTGTTGTGCAGATCGGGGAGTGGCTGTTTTCAGTCAATGAGAGCTTCCGGTCCGAATCCTGTAGAACAGTTCCCTCTGTCCGTTTCGGCTGGTGAAAACTCTGCCATGGATCGGGATTTCAAAAACCCTCATTATTCCATTGTCGGCTTAATTTAGTATGATTCATGAAGGAAAACCTCGAACCTTCTGATATTGAAAATGTCCTAACTTGTATCTCTGAAAGCAGTTAACTGATGCACCACTTTTCTGATCGTCTGAATGCCGCCATCCGCAGTAAAAAAACACCCGCTCTGGTCGGCCTGGACCCCCGCTTTGACTGGCTTCCCGAGGAGATCGTCTCTGCTGCGGAAGCGAAACATTCCAGCAAAGCGGAGATCGTCGCGGCTGCTTTTGAAGAGTTCTGTTTCCGCATGATCGATGTGGTCGCTCCCCTGGTGCCGGCGGTCAAGCCGCAGGCCGCGTTCTTTGAAGAATGGGGGCCCGCCGGTTGTCTCGCGCTGCAACGTGTGATTAAGCGGGCGCGTGAAACGGGGCTGGTTGTGATCTGCGATGCGAAGCGGGGAGACATCGGCTCGACGGCAGAAGCGTATGCCCGCGCGTACCTGGCAGGCGAAGATCCGGAGAGTGCCATCTGGGCAGCGGATTGTCTGACAGTCAATCCCTACCTGGGCAGTGATACGCTGCAACCGTTTGTGAAAGTGGCCGTCGAACGGGGGGCGGGGATTTACGTGCTGGTCCGAACGAGTAACCCGGGTGCGGGGACCTTTCAGGATCGGAAAACAGATGGTCATACCTTGTATGAATGCGTGGCGTCGGTGGTGAATGATCTCGCTTTGAATACAACGGGCAACGGACACTACGGGGCCATTGGTGCGGTGGTGGGAGCGACCTATCCTGAAGAGCTGACACAACTGCGGGAACTGATGCCGCATGCTCCGCTGCTGGTGCCCGGTTATGGGAGCCAGGGGGCGGGAGCCGGCGATGTCGCGGGGGCCTTTGATGCGGAAGGGCTGGGAGCGATCATTAACAGTTCGCGGGGAATCAACTTCGCGATTCGTAAGGAACCGTATTCCGAGAAATTCGCTCCGGAAGAATGGGAGCAGGCAGTGGAAGCGGCCACGCATGATATGATCGCCGATCTGGCCGAACACACGCCCGCCGGGAAGCTGCAATGAGCGACCACGCGAAGTCGTTTGCAGAAGCGTCACTGCATCTGCGAGAAGTCGATCACCGACTCAAGCCGGTGATTGATAATATTGGTGTCTGTTCGTTGAAGCCTTATCGTTATCGGTTTGCTCTGCTGCTGCGGTCGATCGTCTCACAGCAGATTTCCACGTCCGCAGCCCGGACAATTTATAAACGTCTGCATGCGTTGACCGGAAAAGGGCAGCCGAGCGCGGAAAAGATCATGCAGCTCTCTCACGAACAGCTGCGTTCGGTAGGGCTCTCGGCGCAGAAGGCGAACTACGTGCATCATCTGGCTGAGATGGTGCTGGAGAAGAACGTACGCTTGCATAAACTGCACCAGATGACCGATGATGAGGTGACCGCGGAGCTGGTGCAGGTCAAGGGGATCGGGCAGTGGACGGCGCAGATGTTTCTGATGTTCGGACTCTGTCGTCCCGATGTCTTCCCGCATGACGACCTGGGAATTCAGAACGGCATCCAGACGATTTACGAACTGGAGACCCGTCCCGACAAGCAGACGTGTATCGAAATCGCTGAACTCTGGGCGCCTTATCGGACGGTGGCCAGCTGGTACTGCTGGCGGGTGCTGGAAATGGAAACGCCCGACGGTCCGTGGTAAGTATATTTATAACTCTGACAAAACCGGATCTATCATGACAAATTCCTTTCGCTGTTTTCAGGTTAGTCAACAGGAACCCAAAGAAATTACAGCTGATGTTGTCTCAGCACCGTATAACAACCTGCCTGACGGTGAAGTGACGATACGCGTCGTTTATTCGTCGGTGAATTATAAAGACGCTCTGGCGGCGATCGGGAATCCCGGCGTGGTCCGTCATTTTCCACATGTGCCCGGAATCGATGCGGCGGGCATTGTGGAGTCTTCCGACTCCGATCAGTTCCAGGCGGGAGACAAAGTGGTTGTGACCAGCTATGAGCTGGGAGTCGAACGCTGGGGGGGCTGGTCCGAATTGATTCGCGTCAAACCGGAATGGATTGTACCGCTGCCTGAAGGGCTTTCACTGAAAGAGTCGATGATTCTCGGAACCGCAGGACTGACGGCGGCGATGTGCGTCGACAGTCTGCTGCACCATCATATCAGGCCCGAGTCGGGCAAGGTGCTGGTGACGGGGGCTTCGGGAGGTGTCGGATCGTTCGCCCTGTCGCTGCTGAAACGATGTGGATATCAGGTGACCGCTGTCTCTGGTAAGCCGGAATACCATCAGCGATTGCTCGATCTGGGAGCTGACGAAGTCGTCGATCGACTGGCAATTGATATCAACTCGGACCGACCTTTACTCAAAGGGCACTGGGCGGCTGCCATCGATACGGTGGGCGGCTCTCTGTTGAGCCATGTGATTCGCTCGATACAGCCCCAAGGTTGTGTGGCCGCCTGTGGGAATGCGGGGGGCGCGCAGCTGGATTTGACCGTGTTCCCATTCATTCTGCGGGGAGTGACACTCGACGGGATCGATTCGGCCTGGTACCCGATTGAAAAGCGGGCTGCACTCTGGCAGAAGCTGGCGACCGACTGGAAGCTGGACGATCTCGAATCGCGGGCGAAGGTCATCACACTCGACCAGGCACAGCAGACGGTCGAGAGCCTGCTGGAAGGGACGCACCAGGAACGGACGATCATCCAGGTGGGAGCCGAATAGCGGCGGTATCCGGCGCAAAGCAAGAGGCCATGCCCACGAAGGGCATGGCCTCTGATGCTGAGTTGATTTTAATGGTCGCTGGTTTAGTAGCGGGCCAGATCGGCGGTGTCGGACTTGAGATTCAAGCCGGTGACGATCCGCTGGGCTTCGTTGACCATGAACTTGACTTCACTGCCACAGGCGATGAACCGCCAGCCTTCGGCGATACGCTGTTCGACGGCTTCGACAGTCTGCACGTGCAGACCGACGGGGGTGCCGGTCTTTTTGCCGGTTTCCAGAATCCGCTGCAGCATGGCTTCAAGTTCATCGGGTGACGGATGCACGCCGGTGGCTTTGCTCATCTGGAAGGTGAGGTCGTTGGGACCGACGAAGATAGCGTCAACGCCTTCCAGGCTGTAGATCTCTTCGGCGTTTTCGACTCCTTCGGGGGATTCGGTCTGCAGGACGACGAGGATTTCATCGTTCGCGTATTTGTAGTAGTCGCCTGCGGTGGCATCGAAGTTCATGGCGTGCAGTACGCCGCCTACCGAACGGTTGCCGATCGGCGGATATTTCACGGCGTCGATGACCTCTTTGGCCTGTTCGACGGTGTTGATCATCGGGGCGACAATCCCGTGGGCACCGGCGTCGAGGGCCCGCTTGATGAGTTCATATTTTCCGAGCGGAACCCGGCAGAGGGGGACGCAGCCGGCATCTGCGATGGCACCGAAGAGGAGTGCGGCCTGCGACCAGTCGATGGGCGAGTGTTCCATGTCGACGGTCAGCCAGGGGAATCCGACGCGGG harbors:
- a CDS encoding aldolase/citrate lyase family protein, with translation MKKNPVKAALSEGKPQVGTWLSSGDVMMTRLMARVGFPWLTVDMEHSPIDWSQAALLFGAIADAGCVPLCRVPLGKYELIKRALDAGAHGIVAPMINTVEQAKEVIDAVKYPPIGNRSVGGVLHAMNFDATAGDYYKYANDEILVVLQTESPEGVENAEEIYSLEGVDAIFVGPNDLTFQMSKATGVHPSPDELEAMLQRILETGKKTGTPVGLHVQTVEAVEQRIAEGWRFIACGSEVKFMVNEAQRIVTGLNLKSDTADLARY
- a CDS encoding thioredoxin domain-containing protein, with product MRLLATFVFTFLMMTGSALAAAPKGVLLDFTATWCGPCQKMSPLVSRLKREGYPIKKVDVDQEPELARRFNVSSIPAFVLVVDGKEVARSVGATTESNLRRMLARIPAAEPAQPERSQPRNPVVFASNDRRSNQAEEAPIQLAQDQKQPEKKSRGFNLPFFGKNKSEDDSVPVEEPVIRAQFGDAPNDQFAEAAPQEEIINWRASTVRIRVKDKKGMDLGSGTVIHSAVGRTLIMTCSHIFSDIKSDSIIEVDVFQGEKYDTYVGTLVRYNLEADVGLISIPTSGVVAAAKVAPLEDEVKAGDVVASLGCSSGELPSLEKIKVTELNRFLGPDNIECTGMPVQGRSGGGLFNRSGQLVGVCFAVDKEDRRGLYAGLPVVHKLLDESNLTALYKQPAVQESAPETKFAMSEAAPAAQAAPNQQLLDEFLNRAMPTKSQPRQQVTSATTGNPDLSQLQAALDQAGEAEVVCIIRPLNKPKSASRVVIINKASSKFVSYLSGEVSNQPQPTSARFQPKANLSGTPRNTVRRQRDERISRSLPRASKTQHLVASPAQSEDAMFRPPSSFTQTAKKSTPDSLQNSAPVQRYRRSAESRR
- a CDS encoding isochorismatase family protein, which produces MKLFCKLSVCLGLLLTYTSLLSAEDLQLNLRSQSETSKGSGRYHRLEHQESWDPEQTAMIVCDVWDYHHCLNAVRRLEQFAPRLDQLLKTARAQGVTIIHAPSDCMPAYEGHPARQRAQQVTFKGPIPEGIENWCSKIPSEEQAVYPLDQSDGGEDDDPEEHKAWAAKLKSLGRNPALPWQKQSPLITIDSENDFISDKGDEVWRILESRGIKNVILTGVHTNMCVLGRPFGLRQMAQNGKNVVLVRDLTDTMYNPQRWPYVSHFTGNDLIISHIEKFICPTITSDQILGGDEFVFKKDDRPHLVIIMAEQEYETEVSLPKFAAENLGKAFRVSLVFADDKERNKIPGIEEIKDADLVLFSVRRRVLPEKQMALIKKYVAAGKPVVGIRTASHAFSLRGKEPPKGYADWPEFDATVFGGSYHGHHANDLKSIVTINPKQKQNPILTGIPDKPFPQAYSLYEVTPLAKGTTVLMTAEIKGKPVEPVAWTFQRKDGGRSFYTSLGHTGDFQQPEFVRLLANGIYWAAGLNPEKVKLSDKVSLRGAPHWTVVSVPEFKKPTGTVESRWYRCVARMPKAWLAGEPLQLKVPTSAGNTVQAWLNGTALKQRGDGFVIAPEMVTVNDANLIVVAVSGRDAGADFASVPQLVSASGALPLAGRWQYRSGDDRAFANMPLPAKFGTVTDIVFKP
- a CDS encoding DNA-3-methyladenine glycosylase produces the protein MSDHAKSFAEASLHLREVDHRLKPVIDNIGVCSLKPYRYRFALLLRSIVSQQISTSAARTIYKRLHALTGKGQPSAEKIMQLSHEQLRSVGLSAQKANYVHHLAEMVLEKNVRLHKLHQMTDDEVTAELVQVKGIGQWTAQMFLMFGLCRPDVFPHDDLGIQNGIQTIYELETRPDKQTCIEIAELWAPYRTVASWYCWRVLEMETPDGPW
- a CDS encoding YhdH/YhfP family quinone oxidoreductase; protein product: MTNSFRCFQVSQQEPKEITADVVSAPYNNLPDGEVTIRVVYSSVNYKDALAAIGNPGVVRHFPHVPGIDAAGIVESSDSDQFQAGDKVVVTSYELGVERWGGWSELIRVKPEWIVPLPEGLSLKESMILGTAGLTAAMCVDSLLHHHIRPESGKVLVTGASGGVGSFALSLLKRCGYQVTAVSGKPEYHQRLLDLGADEVVDRLAIDINSDRPLLKGHWAAAIDTVGGSLLSHVIRSIQPQGCVAACGNAGGAQLDLTVFPFILRGVTLDGIDSAWYPIEKRAALWQKLATDWKLDDLESRAKVITLDQAQQTVESLLEGTHQERTIIQVGAE
- a CDS encoding SPASM domain-containing protein; protein product: MLEVITPYQFGDQRAEYDAGIARMRHSLYMDYPRNVHLETQARCNASCNFCPYPDLNRKHTKMSDELIDKILNELTAIPQEMNLQISPFKVSEPFLDVRLFDVLEKINTLLPQAKIALTSNSTPITEDKLEQLQEIKNIQYLWISFNDHREAEYERVMSLPYQRTRQRLEMIHDAFMEGDVTFPVVLSRVGDGTAADLEFVQWVNINYPLFKSSVFPRMEWIGQVQGLEVNNVPNMGCERWFELSITATGEVAHCCADGQAEYTIGNANDQNVLEIYNSPEYRRLRESTVSRLSVEPCNRCTFM
- the pyrF gene encoding orotidine-5'-phosphate decarboxylase produces the protein MHHFSDRLNAAIRSKKTPALVGLDPRFDWLPEEIVSAAEAKHSSKAEIVAAAFEEFCFRMIDVVAPLVPAVKPQAAFFEEWGPAGCLALQRVIKRARETGLVVICDAKRGDIGSTAEAYARAYLAGEDPESAIWAADCLTVNPYLGSDTLQPFVKVAVERGAGIYVLVRTSNPGAGTFQDRKTDGHTLYECVASVVNDLALNTTGNGHYGAIGAVVGATYPEELTQLRELMPHAPLLVPGYGSQGAGAGDVAGAFDAEGLGAIINSSRGINFAIRKEPYSEKFAPEEWEQAVEAATHDMIADLAEHTPAGKLQ